A window of the Deltaproteobacteria bacterium genome harbors these coding sequences:
- a CDS encoding MBL fold metallo-hydrolase: MPADIVSTDHGVRIGDLEVLFGVAVKRQLLRANSLILHGPRPIVVDPAAQEPRHRELAAGNPILYFTHYHADHRAAEHVYPASTEVWASEADAEAIESMESFVNRVDRGSDGEQLRNSIRGLQMMFRIGPRKVSRRVTDGGLLEAGGCTGKVMALPGHTPGHSGIYFPGQSLLFITDIDLTAFGPWYGNDASDITLFKASLQRVREFKCDYYFTSHGEEVLTRGRFLEKLDAFEAHFDRRDRLLLEALSTGEKSVDELCRLELVYRSKTLAAMEHMIHFERKHVKKHLDLLEAAGKVRPVDESRRRYQLTA, encoded by the coding sequence ATGCCAGCAGATATCGTTTCCACTGACCACGGCGTCCGGATCGGCGACCTCGAAGTGCTGTTCGGTGTCGCGGTGAAACGCCAGCTCCTCCGGGCCAACTCGCTCATTCTCCACGGCCCGCGTCCCATCGTGGTTGACCCGGCCGCGCAGGAGCCGCGGCACAGGGAGCTCGCGGCCGGAAACCCCATTCTCTATTTCACCCACTACCACGCCGACCACCGGGCGGCCGAGCACGTGTACCCAGCCTCCACGGAGGTATGGGCGAGCGAGGCCGACGCCGAGGCGATCGAGAGCATGGAGTCGTTCGTCAACCGCGTGGACCGGGGCAGCGACGGCGAGCAGCTCAGGAACTCCATCCGGGGCCTGCAGATGATGTTCCGCATCGGACCCAGAAAGGTCAGCCGCCGCGTTACCGACGGCGGCCTGCTGGAGGCGGGCGGCTGCACGGGGAAGGTCATGGCGCTCCCTGGACATACGCCGGGCCATTCGGGAATTTACTTTCCCGGGCAGTCGCTCCTGTTCATCACCGACATCGACCTCACGGCCTTCGGCCCCTGGTACGGAAACGATGCCTCCGACATCACGCTGTTCAAGGCATCGCTACAGCGCGTGAGGGAGTTCAAGTGCGACTACTACTTCACCTCGCACGGCGAGGAAGTGCTCACCCGTGGCCGGTTCCTCGAAAAACTCGACGCCTTCGAGGCCCATTTCGACCGCCGCGACCGGCTGCTGCTGGAGGCCCTCTCGACCGGTGAGAAATCCGTTGACGAGCTGTGCCGGCTGGAGCTGGTCTACCGGTCGAAGACGCTCGCTGCGATGGAACACATGATCCACTTCGAGCGCAAGCATGTGAAAAAGCACCTGGACCTGCTGGAGGCTGCCGGCAAGGTCCGCCCGGTGGATGAAAGCCGCCGCCGCTACCAGCTCACCGCATGA
- a CDS encoding methyltransferase domain-containing protein produces MRTDRNTSGSGPANARGVSLLFRLWSRFYDNPLPQQLYYRRVHRKILKKWEPRPGEKILDVGCGTGMFLRDLAVHYRGLDLTGLDFSGEMLEQARRPLPGASGGEPQFVQGSVYEMPFADNTFDTVLNTISCHFYLEQVRAFREICRVMKPGGRFHCAAIRYGVRGPFARNSLTDIAVYYPPEIMTDHFTEAGFKVLGYEDLFPNVVIFRLIKP; encoded by the coding sequence ATGAGAACCGACAGGAACACCTCCGGATCCGGTCCGGCCAACGCCCGCGGCGTTTCGCTCCTCTTCAGGCTGTGGAGCCGCTTTTACGACAACCCGCTGCCCCAGCAGCTTTACTACCGCCGGGTTCACCGGAAGATCCTGAAGAAATGGGAACCACGGCCGGGCGAGAAAATCCTCGATGTGGGATGCGGGACGGGGATGTTCCTGCGTGATCTTGCCGTGCATTACCGGGGACTCGACCTGACCGGTCTCGACTTTTCAGGCGAAATGCTTGAGCAGGCCCGCCGCCCCCTGCCGGGTGCATCGGGTGGCGAACCCCAGTTCGTCCAGGGGTCGGTCTATGAAATGCCGTTTGCGGACAACACGTTCGACACGGTACTGAACACAATCTCCTGCCACTTCTATCTGGAGCAGGTCCGTGCGTTCCGTGAAATCTGCAGGGTGATGAAACCCGGCGGCCGGTTCCACTGCGCCGCAATCCGGTACGGCGTCCGGGGGCCTTTTGCGCGCAACTCGCTGACGGATATTGCCGTCTACTATCCGCCGGAGATCATGACGGACCATTTCACAGAGGCAGGGTTCAAGGTGCTGGGCTACGAGGATCTGTTCCCGAACGTGGTGATTTTCCGGCTCATAAAGCCCTGA